A genomic region of Thunnus albacares chromosome 2, fThuAlb1.1, whole genome shotgun sequence contains the following coding sequences:
- the LOC122998231 gene encoding isotocin-neurophysin IT 1-like translates to MTGAAVSVCLLFLLSVCSACYISNCPIGGKRSITDAPLRKCMSCGPGDRGRCFGPSICCGEGLGCLLGSPETAHCVEENYLLTPCQAGGRPCGSEGGRCAASGLCCDAESCTTDQTCLIEEEGDDQASQFDSSDPGDIILRFLHLAGHSSPHRIHQ, encoded by the exons ATGACTGGAGCTGCTGTGTCCGTGTGCCTACTTTTTCTGCTGTCTGTATGTTCAGCGTGCTACATCTCTAACTGTCCCATCGGTGGGAAGAGGTCCATCACGGATGCCCCACTGCGCAAG TGCATGTCCTGTGGCCCCGGGGACAGGGGCCGCTGCTTCGGCCCCAGTATCTGCTGCGGGGAGGGCCTTGGCTGCCTGCTGGGCTCCCCAGAAACAGCTCACTGCGTAGAGGAGAACTACCTGCTCACCCCCTGCCAGGCAGGAGGTAGACCCTGCGGATCTGAGGGCGGACGTTGTGCTGCTTCAGGACTCTGCTGTGATGCAG AAAGCTGCACCACAGACCAAACCTGCCTCATCGAAGAGGAGGGAGATGATCAAGCCAGTCAATTTGACAGCAGCGACCCTGGTGACATCATCCTCAGGTTCCTGCATCTTGCTGGCCACTCTTCTCCTCATCGAATTCACCAATGA
- the LOC122998206 gene encoding fatty acid-binding protein, liver-type-like produces the protein MSFSGKFQLESQENFEPFMKAIGVPDDLIQKGKDIKSISEIEENGDNFKVTVTTGTKVLVNKFTIGQEAELETVTGEKIKAVAQREGNKLKVSMKGIESVTELVDANTIVNTMTLGSIVFKRISKRM, from the exons ATGTCTTTCTCTGGAAAGTTCCAGCTGGAGTCCCAGGAGAACTTTGAGCCTTTCATGAAGGCCATTG GTGTCCCTGATGACCTCATCCAGAAAGGCAAAGACATAAAGAGCATCTCTGAAATCGAGGAGAACGGCGACAACTTCAAAGTGACAGTCACTACCGGCACAAAGGTCCTCGTCAACAAATTCACCATTGGACAGGAGGCTGAGCTGGAGACCGTCACTGGAGAGAAGATCAAG GCGGTGGCTCAGCGGGAAGGCAACAAGCTGAAGGTCTCCATGAAGGGAATCGAGTCTGTCACAGAACTAGTGGATGCAAACACAATTGTCAAT ACTATGACTCTTGGCAGCATTGTATTCAAGAGGATAAGCAAACGCATGTAA